In the genome of Myxococcus stipitatus, one region contains:
- the truB gene encoding tRNA pseudouridine(55) synthase TruB yields MLLQPGLYRVHKPVGPTSFSMMQSFLEETRVAPGKRLPVCHGGTLDPFAEGLLLILVGQATRLFELLHAVPKTYEADVVWGTEMDTGDLHGKPVFQGDTSRLTPESLDAALQSFLGWQEQVPPATSAKKVGGEPAYRKAHRGETVELPPSRVYLHSARWLSHALPGTSRLSMTCRGGYYVRALARDLGQKLGCGAHLSSLRRTEIGPWKDPEPGMRVWTFDRGLLPWARVRLLTDQEVGELRRDRSVALHGTLPPDWRLPPGFPDPQAPVRGFHQGRLTFLLSERDGALWSDMELRGGL; encoded by the coding sequence ATGCTTCTTCAGCCCGGCCTCTACCGTGTGCACAAGCCCGTGGGCCCCACGAGCTTCTCGATGATGCAGTCCTTCCTCGAGGAGACGCGTGTGGCCCCGGGCAAGCGCTTGCCGGTGTGCCACGGCGGGACGCTGGATCCGTTCGCGGAAGGGCTCCTGCTGATACTCGTGGGACAGGCCACGCGGCTGTTCGAGCTGCTGCACGCCGTGCCCAAGACCTACGAGGCCGACGTTGTCTGGGGCACGGAGATGGACACGGGAGACCTGCACGGCAAGCCCGTGTTCCAAGGGGACACGTCGCGCCTGACGCCCGAGTCCCTCGACGCCGCGCTCCAGTCCTTCCTCGGCTGGCAGGAGCAGGTCCCTCCCGCCACGAGCGCGAAGAAGGTGGGCGGCGAGCCCGCCTATCGCAAGGCGCACCGAGGCGAGACGGTGGAGCTGCCTCCCTCGCGCGTCTATCTGCACTCCGCGCGGTGGCTGTCTCACGCGCTGCCGGGCACGAGCCGTCTGTCGATGACGTGCCGAGGCGGCTACTACGTCCGCGCGCTCGCGAGAGACCTGGGCCAGAAGCTGGGCTGTGGCGCGCACCTGTCCTCGCTGCGTCGCACGGAGATTGGCCCGTGGAAGGACCCGGAGCCCGGGATGCGCGTGTGGACCTTCGACCGAGGGCTGCTGCCCTGGGCGCGAGTCCGCCTGCTCACGGACCAGGAAGTGGGCGAGCTGCGCCGCGACAGGTCCGTGGCCCTGCACGGCACGCTGCCTCCGGACTGGCGCCTGCCGCCGGGCTTCCCGGACCCCCAGGCTCCCGTGCGTGGCTTCCACCAGGGCCGCCTCACGTTCCTCTTGAGCGAGCGTGACGGCGCGCTGTGGAGCGACATGGAGCTGCGCGGCGGCCTGTAA
- a CDS encoding S28 family serine protease, translating into MLARHGQLRGVAGTLAAVMMLAACGDSTVAGREQAPTGETQSQTRAVDDDIRARLEALPGVTILGDEHIADFRFFTLDFEQPADHRNPQGEKFLQRMTLFHRSVTAPMVIDTEGAEIFAEPIAAEPVDLLKGNQVTVEHRFYGTSVPASRDWRLLDVWQSAADAHRVVEVFKTIYGARWLSTGVFRGGTAAILHRYFFPNDVQGTLAYAERHSLGLRDGRAAHFLAHMGDATCRERLKAVQRAALERRAELTPLLEAQVSWGFTFETVPADKALEFGVVRLPFNFWQYMGLAPYSCASIPEPTAPAQTLFDFVDMVAGPAYLFSDQALLSSGEPESYQTATELGAPLYPELELLPLLRYPGQQVPTLLPPVGVTKVYNPLPMLKVELWTRLHAKQVLILDGALSPWSASAFGVDARNDSYRLVDPEGIGFYGALTALEEPRRTFFFNRLSEWAGAPVHIPAP; encoded by the coding sequence ATGTTGGCAAGACACGGACAGCTGCGCGGGGTGGCGGGGACGCTGGCAGCGGTGATGATGCTGGCGGCGTGTGGTGACTCGACGGTGGCGGGGCGGGAGCAGGCTCCCACGGGCGAGACTCAATCCCAGACGCGGGCCGTTGACGACGACATCCGCGCGCGGCTGGAGGCGCTCCCCGGCGTCACGATTCTGGGGGATGAGCACATCGCCGACTTCCGCTTCTTCACGCTCGACTTCGAGCAGCCCGCGGACCACCGCAATCCCCAGGGGGAGAAGTTCCTCCAGCGGATGACGTTGTTCCACCGCTCGGTGACGGCGCCCATGGTCATCGACACGGAGGGCGCGGAAATCTTCGCGGAGCCCATCGCCGCCGAGCCGGTGGACCTCTTGAAGGGCAACCAGGTGACGGTGGAGCACCGCTTCTATGGAACGTCGGTGCCGGCCTCGCGCGACTGGAGGCTGCTGGATGTCTGGCAGTCCGCGGCGGATGCGCACCGCGTGGTGGAGGTCTTCAAGACAATCTACGGCGCGCGCTGGCTGTCGACGGGGGTGTTCCGGGGAGGCACGGCGGCCATCCTGCATCGCTACTTCTTCCCGAATGACGTGCAGGGCACGCTGGCGTACGCGGAGCGTCACAGCCTGGGGCTGCGGGATGGGCGGGCCGCGCACTTCCTGGCGCACATGGGGGACGCGACGTGCCGTGAGCGACTGAAGGCGGTGCAGCGCGCGGCCCTGGAGCGGCGCGCGGAGCTGACGCCGTTGCTGGAGGCGCAGGTGTCGTGGGGCTTCACGTTCGAGACGGTGCCCGCGGACAAGGCGCTGGAGTTCGGCGTGGTGCGCCTGCCGTTCAACTTCTGGCAGTACATGGGGCTGGCGCCCTACAGCTGCGCGAGCATCCCGGAGCCCACGGCGCCGGCGCAGACGCTGTTCGACTTCGTGGACATGGTGGCGGGCCCCGCGTACCTCTTCTCGGACCAGGCGCTGCTGAGCTCCGGTGAGCCGGAGAGCTACCAGACCGCGACGGAGCTGGGGGCGCCGCTGTATCCCGAGCTGGAGCTGCTGCCGCTGCTGCGCTACCCCGGGCAGCAGGTGCCCACGCTGCTGCCGCCGGTGGGCGTGACGAAGGTCTACAACCCGCTGCCCATGCTGAAGGTGGAGCTGTGGACGCGGCTGCACGCGAAACAGGTGCTCATCCTCGACGGTGCGCTGAGCCCGTGGAGCGCCTCCGCGTTCGGGGTGGATGCGCGCAATGACTCGTACCGGCTGGTGGACCCGGAGGGCATCGGCTTCTACGGGGCGCTGACGGCGCTGGAGGAGCCTCGGCGCACGTTCTTCTTCAACCGCCTGTCCGAGTGGGCGGGTGCTCCGGTGCACATCCCGGCTCCCTGA
- a CDS encoding DPP IV N-terminal domain-containing protein has product MRLPLVSLGVLLVSLSSAQAQELDAPALASTFGPVPDAKVQAKLDFADRFSRWVTLMRDSRVVPKWLREGDRLVFWAREGDDGGTWTLAHAKTGALQPLVSSESLREQLSTLLGKPIKAPRFVEVAISPDEQGIVFRLEGKTFSLGLTGGRVTLLAPEDRAALTLSRTHFLAPRGGAVAVQREGGFAVLGADGATVVERAGEAFFEWRIPERAWSPDGRFVAVWREDARGVHKVPVVDYSSALEKVTTVPYAKTGTPLPRAELHLVEVATGKVTRVAPVEGETYDWLAGWNPEGTRALCLHLSRDAKRLDLTAVDPVSGERKRVLREERPESFVAGLDFATDRWAKQVTALPEGRGYLWLSERDGWRHVYLYDGAGRLVKQLTRGAFPVHEVLGVSPRGDAFYVTASAERGAPYEHVFYRGSMKGGVLKRLSSGSGMHYVVMSPSREHYLDSWSTRTMPRVRELASVEGDQRVRLTTADASAAEALGYVPPEGFTVKAADGVTPLYGVLYKPRDFDPTKRYPVLAYIYAGPFMTIVPWSYAGDAMPQIASGLSQLGFIVMMLDPRGGPGRSKAFQDAHYGRVGQTEIPDYVTGMKQVAATRPWMDLERVGIHGHSWGGYFALRGMLTAPDFFKAGYAGAPGALEEEAIINEPYLNLPGVNPQGYADGSNFALAGNLKGPLKMMHGTGDVNATLSVTMRMADALIRAGKHFELLLMPGQPHTPMGGAYRYYHDDLGLFFLRTLGAPR; this is encoded by the coding sequence ATGAGACTTCCGCTCGTGTCCCTGGGGGTGCTGCTCGTGTCGCTGTCGAGCGCGCAAGCCCAGGAGCTGGATGCCCCGGCGCTCGCCTCCACCTTCGGCCCGGTGCCGGACGCGAAGGTCCAGGCGAAGTTGGACTTCGCGGACCGGTTCAGCCGGTGGGTGACGTTGATGCGGGACAGCCGCGTGGTGCCGAAGTGGCTGCGCGAGGGAGACCGCCTGGTCTTCTGGGCTCGCGAGGGCGACGACGGCGGCACCTGGACGCTGGCACACGCGAAGACGGGAGCGCTCCAGCCGCTGGTCTCCAGCGAGTCCCTCCGGGAGCAGCTGTCCACGCTGCTGGGCAAGCCCATCAAGGCGCCGCGCTTCGTGGAGGTGGCCATCTCGCCGGATGAGCAGGGCATCGTGTTCCGGCTGGAGGGGAAGACCTTCTCGCTGGGCCTGACGGGAGGCCGGGTCACCCTGCTCGCCCCGGAGGACCGCGCCGCGCTGACGTTGTCCCGCACCCACTTCCTCGCGCCGCGAGGAGGCGCCGTGGCGGTGCAGCGTGAGGGAGGCTTCGCGGTGCTGGGCGCGGATGGCGCCACGGTGGTGGAGCGCGCGGGAGAGGCGTTCTTCGAGTGGCGGATTCCGGAGCGCGCGTGGTCTCCGGACGGGCGCTTCGTGGCTGTCTGGCGAGAGGACGCGCGCGGTGTCCACAAGGTCCCCGTGGTGGACTACTCCAGCGCGCTGGAGAAGGTGACGACGGTGCCGTACGCGAAGACGGGGACGCCGCTGCCGCGCGCGGAGCTCCACCTCGTCGAGGTGGCGACGGGCAAGGTGACGCGCGTGGCGCCCGTCGAGGGAGAGACCTACGACTGGCTCGCGGGCTGGAACCCCGAGGGCACGCGGGCCCTGTGCCTGCACCTCTCGCGCGACGCGAAGCGGCTGGACCTCACGGCGGTGGACCCGGTGTCGGGGGAGCGCAAGCGGGTGCTGCGCGAGGAGCGGCCGGAGAGCTTCGTCGCGGGGTTGGACTTCGCGACGGACCGCTGGGCGAAGCAGGTGACGGCGCTGCCGGAGGGCCGCGGCTATCTGTGGCTGTCCGAGCGGGACGGCTGGCGCCACGTGTATCTGTATGACGGCGCGGGGAGGCTCGTGAAGCAGCTCACGCGCGGCGCCTTCCCCGTGCACGAGGTGCTGGGCGTGTCCCCGCGAGGAGACGCGTTCTACGTGACGGCCTCCGCCGAGCGAGGCGCGCCCTACGAGCATGTCTTCTACCGGGGCAGCATGAAGGGCGGGGTGTTGAAGCGGCTGTCCTCGGGCTCGGGGATGCACTACGTCGTGATGTCACCCTCGCGAGAGCACTACCTGGATTCATGGTCCACGCGCACCATGCCTCGGGTGCGGGAGCTGGCGAGCGTGGAGGGCGACCAGCGCGTCCGGCTCACCACCGCGGACGCGAGCGCGGCGGAGGCCCTGGGTTACGTCCCTCCCGAGGGCTTCACGGTGAAGGCCGCGGACGGTGTGACGCCCCTGTATGGCGTGCTCTACAAGCCGCGCGACTTCGACCCCACGAAGCGCTACCCCGTGCTCGCGTACATCTACGCGGGGCCGTTCATGACCATCGTCCCGTGGAGCTACGCGGGGGATGCGATGCCGCAGATTGCCTCGGGCCTGTCGCAACTGGGTTTCATCGTGATGATGCTGGACCCCCGAGGGGGGCCGGGGCGGAGCAAGGCGTTCCAGGACGCGCACTATGGCCGCGTGGGCCAGACGGAGATTCCCGACTACGTCACGGGCATGAAGCAGGTGGCCGCCACGCGTCCGTGGATGGACCTGGAGCGGGTGGGCATCCACGGCCACTCGTGGGGCGGCTACTTCGCGCTGCGAGGCATGCTGACGGCGCCGGACTTCTTCAAGGCGGGTTATGCGGGAGCGCCGGGCGCGCTGGAGGAGGAGGCCATCATCAACGAGCCCTACCTCAACCTGCCGGGTGTGAATCCCCAGGGCTACGCGGATGGCTCCAACTTCGCGCTCGCGGGGAACCTGAAGGGGCCCTTGAAGATGATGCACGGCACGGGGGATGTGAATGCCACGCTCTCGGTGACGATGCGCATGGCGGACGCGCTCATCCGAGCGGGCAAGCACTTCGAGCTGCTCCTCATGCCCGGCCAGCCGCACACACCCATGGGTGGGGCTTATCGCTACTACCATGACGACCTGGGCCTGTTCTTCTTGCGGACCCTGGGGGCGCCGCGCTGA